A stretch of the Staphylococcus sp. NRL 16/872 genome encodes the following:
- the rsmH gene encoding 16S rRNA (cytosine(1402)-N(4))-methyltransferase RsmH, giving the protein MFHHVSVMLKETIDYLNIKEDGIYVDCTLGGAGHALYLLNQLNDDGRLIAIDQDTNALENAKEVLKDHLHKVTFVHSNFRELTDILKNLDIEKVDGIYYDLGVSSPQLDVPERGFSYHHDAKLDMRMDQTQALSAYEVVNEWSYEALVKIFYRYGEEKFSKQIARRIEAHREQQPIETTLELVDIIKEGIPAKARRKGGHPAKRVFQAIRIAVNDELSAFEDSIEQAIELVNVGGRISVITFHSLEDRLCKQMFQEYEKGPDVPRGLPIIPEEYTPKLKRVNRKPITATEADLDENNRARSAKLRVAEILK; this is encoded by the coding sequence GTGTTTCATCATGTAAGCGTTATGCTAAAAGAAACAATTGATTATTTAAACATCAAAGAAGATGGCATATATGTAGACTGTACGCTTGGTGGTGCCGGTCATGCACTCTATTTATTAAATCAATTGAACGATGACGGTAGACTGATTGCTATCGATCAAGATACAAATGCCTTAGAGAATGCTAAAGAAGTATTAAAAGATCATCTACACAAAGTCACGTTTGTACATAGTAACTTTAGAGAATTGACTGACATTTTAAAAAACTTAGACATTGAAAAAGTGGATGGCATCTATTATGATTTGGGCGTTTCAAGTCCACAATTAGATGTCCCTGAAAGAGGATTTAGTTATCACCACGATGCTAAACTCGATATGCGTATGGATCAAACACAAGCATTAAGTGCTTATGAGGTCGTGAATGAATGGTCTTATGAGGCGCTTGTTAAGATTTTTTATCGTTATGGTGAAGAAAAATTTTCGAAACAAATAGCGAGACGTATTGAAGCACATCGTGAACAACAACCGATTGAAACAACATTAGAGCTTGTAGATATTATTAAAGAAGGTATTCCAGCCAAAGCTCGTAGAAAAGGTGGTCATCCTGCAAAGCGTGTCTTTCAAGCGATTCGTATTGCAGTGAATGATGAATTATCCGCATTTGAAGATTCGATTGAACAAGCAATTGAATTAGTTAATGTGGGAGGTAGAATTTCAGTGATTACTTTCCATTCTTTAGAAGATAGACTTTGTAAGCAAATGTTTCAAGAATATGAGAAAGGTCCTGATGTACCTAGAGGGTTACCAATTATTCCTGAAGAATATACACCTAAACTAAAAAGAGTTAATCGCAAGCCCATCACTGCAACAGAAGCAGACTTAGATGAGAATAATAGAGCGCGTAGTGCAAAGTTACGTGTCGCAGAAATTTTAAAATAA
- the mraZ gene encoding division/cell wall cluster transcriptional repressor MraZ, whose amino-acid sequence MFMGEYEHQLDAKGRMIIPAKFRYDLNERFIITRGLDKCLFGYTLEEWQQIEEKMKALPMIKKDARKFMRMFFSGAIEVELDKQGRINIPQNLRKYANLTKECTVIGVSNRIEIWDRETWNDFYDESEESFEDIAEDLIDFDF is encoded by the coding sequence ATGTTCATGGGAGAATACGAGCATCAACTTGATGCTAAAGGGCGTATGATAATTCCTGCAAAGTTTAGATATGACTTAAATGAACGTTTTATTATCACGCGAGGCCTTGATAAATGTTTATTTGGTTATACACTTGAAGAATGGCAACAGATTGAAGAGAAAATGAAAGCCTTACCTATGATAAAAAAAGACGCACGTAAGTTTATGCGTATGTTCTTCTCTGGAGCAATCGAAGTGGAATTAGATAAACAAGGGCGTATCAATATTCCTCAGAATTTAAGGAAGTACGCTAATTTAACTAAAGAATGTACAGTAATAGGTGTCTCAAATCGTATTGAGATTTGGGATAGAGAAACTTGGAATGATTTTTATGATGAATCTGAAGAAAGTTTCGAGGATATTGCTGAAGATTTGATAGATTTTGATTTTTAA
- the bshC gene encoding bacillithiol biosynthesis cysteine-adding enzyme BshC, which translates to MDCQVTYFKEKDSFITKLKNSDEQLLKFYQYDPSEKASFDKKMKQPSNGREQQLGEIIASFMGDLKLTDSQQHHLEALSNGAKVVIGGQQAGLFGGPLYTFHKILSIVTLSHQLSQTYEQPVVPVFWIAGEDHDFDEVNHTYVFNNREAQLHKVKYHTMAPPESNVSRYLPDKEALLEALKNFFKELKETEHTKALYSLCSDIIYQYDSWTDMFKTLLHEVFKDYGVLFIDAQFKELRELEKPILKEMIQQHEAIDYAFRNTQAQTTQSGLNQMIQTDTNVHLFFHADNMRQLLSKEGNHFKLSKSEIKYTKDEILELIETEPQRFSNNVVTRPIMEEWLFNTAAFIGGPSEIKYWAELNEVFKLLEIEMPIVMPRLKITYLTQRAGKLLNQYQLDVQNVIESGIENDRTKFIRERASESFIKQVEQLKEEHARIYQHLLDEVKGNQDNINLVNKNNEIHNTQYEYLLQRYLLNIERENDISMKHFRELEYVIHPMGGLQERIWNPLQIMNEFGIDVFSPSTYPPLEYTFNQIIIKP; encoded by the coding sequence ATGGACTGTCAAGTAACATATTTTAAAGAAAAAGATTCGTTTATTACAAAATTGAAAAATAGCGATGAACAATTATTAAAATTTTATCAATATGATCCCTCTGAGAAGGCGAGTTTTGACAAGAAAATGAAACAGCCTAGCAATGGTAGGGAACAACAGTTAGGCGAAATTATCGCCTCATTTATGGGGGATCTTAAACTTACTGATTCTCAACAACATCACCTCGAAGCATTGTCTAATGGTGCTAAAGTCGTGATTGGCGGTCAACAAGCGGGATTATTTGGTGGCCCGTTGTATACTTTCCACAAAATTCTTTCGATAGTCACTTTAAGTCATCAATTGAGTCAAACGTATGAACAACCTGTTGTACCAGTATTCTGGATAGCTGGAGAAGATCATGATTTTGATGAAGTGAATCATACATACGTTTTCAATAATAGAGAAGCTCAATTGCACAAAGTGAAATATCACACGATGGCTCCTCCTGAATCGAATGTATCACGTTATCTACCTGATAAAGAGGCACTTCTTGAAGCTTTGAAAAATTTTTTCAAAGAATTAAAAGAAACAGAACATACAAAGGCGCTTTATTCACTTTGTTCAGATATTATTTATCAATATGATTCTTGGACAGATATGTTTAAAACTTTACTCCATGAAGTATTTAAAGATTATGGCGTATTATTTATCGATGCACAATTTAAAGAGTTAAGAGAACTTGAGAAACCAATTTTAAAAGAAATGATTCAACAACATGAGGCGATTGATTATGCATTTAGAAATACGCAAGCCCAAACGACTCAATCTGGTTTAAATCAAATGATACAAACAGATACAAATGTTCATCTTTTCTTTCACGCAGATAATATGAGACAGTTATTATCTAAAGAAGGTAATCATTTCAAATTAAGTAAATCTGAAATCAAGTATACTAAAGATGAAATATTGGAATTGATTGAGACAGAGCCCCAGCGCTTTTCAAATAATGTAGTGACGAGACCTATTATGGAAGAATGGTTATTCAACACGGCAGCTTTTATTGGTGGGCCAAGTGAAATAAAATATTGGGCTGAACTTAATGAAGTCTTTAAATTATTAGAAATTGAAATGCCAATCGTTATGCCACGTCTTAAAATCACATATTTGACGCAAAGAGCTGGCAAACTATTAAATCAATACCAATTAGATGTGCAAAATGTGATTGAAAGTGGTATTGAAAATGATAGAACAAAATTTATTCGTGAAAGAGCTTCAGAGTCATTTATAAAACAAGTTGAACAACTTAAAGAGGAACATGCTAGGATATATCAACATTTATTAGATGAAGTAAAAGGCAATCAAGATAATATTAATTTAGTGAATAAGAATAATGAAATTCATAATACCCAGTACGAATATTTGCTTCAACGATACCTACTTAATATTGAACGTGAAAATGATATTAGCATGAAACACTTTAGAGAGTTGGAATATGTAATACATCCAATGGGTGGGTTGCAAGAAAGAATATGGAATCCATTACAAATAATGAATGAATTTGGGATAGATGTGTTTAGCCCCTCCACTTACCCACCACTTGAATATACATTTAATCAAATCATTATAAAACCTTGA
- a CDS encoding N-acetyltransferase → MSEVKHLEINYKTDELFEAFREFGNKDLYMVEELKGQMIDASSESPFYGIFNGENLAARMALLNKGDVEESYFPEYDDYLLLWKLEVLEKYQNRGYANELIEFAKSFKTPIKAIARQDSKQFFINFGFEDVNAKNPEGHDVLVWSPEVK, encoded by the coding sequence ATGAGCGAAGTTAAACACCTTGAAATCAACTATAAAACAGATGAACTATTTGAAGCATTCAGAGAATTTGGTAACAAAGACTTATACATGGTCGAAGAGTTAAAAGGTCAAATGATCGATGCAAGTTCTGAGTCACCATTCTACGGTATTTTTAATGGTGAAAACTTAGCTGCTCGCATGGCTTTATTAAATAAAGGCGATGTTGAAGAAAGCTATTTCCCAGAATACGACGATTATTTATTATTATGGAAGCTAGAAGTATTAGAAAAATATCAGAATCGAGGTTATGCAAATGAATTAATTGAATTTGCGAAATCATTCAAAACACCAATAAAAGCTATTGCTCGTCAAGATTCTAAACAATTTTTTATTAATTTCGGCTTCGAAGATGTAAATGCTAAAAATCCAGAAGGTCATGATGTGCTAGTTTGGTCACCTGAAGTTAAATAG
- a CDS encoding YjjG family noncanonical pyrimidine nucleotidase, with translation MRYNTILLDFDDTLVDFYDAEDKAFHNMAKFYHHYPTEKDFQLFKKVNQAHWEAFQKNKLTKDEVLSHRFIEYFSYYGIEVDGKEADIKFRDELAKAPVKYFDLALETIDRLAQICDLYIVTNGVTDTQKRRIAQLDFKDVFAGVFISEETGYQKPMTEFFDYVFERIGKDKKEHSLIVGDSLTSDVLGGKNAGIATCWFNYRNKDNDSDIAPDYEIKNLGELVEIIEQDRK, from the coding sequence ATGAGATATAACACAATTTTATTAGATTTTGATGATACGCTTGTTGATTTTTATGATGCAGAGGACAAAGCGTTTCATAATATGGCAAAATTTTATCATCATTATCCCACAGAAAAAGATTTTCAACTTTTTAAAAAAGTAAATCAAGCACACTGGGAGGCATTTCAAAAAAATAAATTAACTAAAGACGAAGTGCTTTCACATCGCTTTATTGAATATTTTAGCTATTATGGGATAGAGGTAGATGGAAAGGAAGCAGATATTAAATTTAGAGATGAGTTAGCGAAAGCGCCAGTAAAATATTTCGATTTAGCGTTAGAAACGATTGATCGTTTAGCGCAAATATGTGATTTATACATCGTAACCAATGGCGTAACAGATACTCAGAAACGACGCATTGCACAATTAGATTTTAAAGACGTATTTGCAGGTGTATTTATTTCAGAAGAAACAGGTTATCAAAAACCTATGACTGAATTCTTTGATTATGTATTTGAACGAATTGGAAAAGATAAAAAAGAGCATTCATTAATTGTAGGAGATTCCTTAACATCAGATGTATTAGGTGGAAAAAATGCTGGCATAGCAACATGTTGGTTTAATTATAGAAATAAAGATAATGATTCGGACATTGCACCAGATTATGAAATTAAAAATTTAGGGGAATTAGTCGAAATTATAGAACAAGATAGAAAGTAA
- a CDS encoding beta-class phenol-soluble modulin translates to MQKIAEAIANAVQAGQNHDWAKLGTNIVGIVENGVSVLGKIFGF, encoded by the coding sequence ATGCAAAAAATAGCAGAAGCAATCGCAAATGCAGTACAAGCAGGACAAAACCATGATTGGGCTAAATTAGGTACAAACATCGTAGGTATCGTAGAAAACGGTGTAAGCGTATTAGGCAAAATTTTCGGTTTCTAA
- a CDS encoding beta-class phenol-soluble modulin: MSKLVEAISNAVKAGQDHDWAKLGTSIVGIVENGVSALGKIFGF, from the coding sequence ATGTCAAAATTAGTAGAAGCAATCTCAAACGCAGTAAAAGCAGGACAAGATCACGATTGGGCTAAATTAGGTACAAGCATCGTAGGTATCGTAGAAAACGGTGTAAGTGCTTTAGGCAAAATTTTCGGTTTCTAA
- a CDS encoding beta-class phenol-soluble modulin, whose amino-acid sequence MQKLAEAIANAVQAGQNHDWGKLGSNIAGIVENGVSVLGKIFGF is encoded by the coding sequence ATGCAAAAATTAGCAGAAGCAATCGCAAACGCAGTACAAGCAGGACAAAACCACGACTGGGGTAAATTAGGTTCAAACATCGCAGGCATCGTAGAAAACGGTGTAAGTGTATTAGGAAAAATCTTCGGTTTCTAA
- a CDS encoding beta-class phenol-soluble modulin: MSKLVEAISNAVKAGQDHDWAKLGTSIVGIVENGVSALGKIFGF, from the coding sequence ATGTCAAAATTAGTAGAAGCAATCTCAAACGCAGTAAAAGCAGGACAAGATCACGATTGGGCTAAATTAGGTACAAGCATTGTAGGCATCGTAGAAAACGGTGTAAGTGCATTAGGAAAAATCTTCGGTTTCTAA
- a CDS encoding beta-class phenol-soluble modulin: MSKLVEAISNAVKAGQDHDWAKLGTSIVGIVENGVSALGKIFGF, from the coding sequence ATGTCAAAATTAGTAGAAGCAATCTCAAACGCAGTAAAAGCAGGACAAGATCACGATTGGGCTAAATTAGGAACAAGCATCGTAGGTATCGTAGAAAACGGTGTAAGTGCATTAGGAAAAATCTTCGGTTTCTAA
- a CDS encoding beta-class phenol-soluble modulin: MSKLVEAISNAVKAGQDHDWAKLGTSIVGIVENGVSALGKIFGF, from the coding sequence ATGTCAAAATTAGTAGAAGCAATTTCAAACGCAGTAAAAGCAGGACAAGATCACGATTGGGCTAAATTAGGAACAAGCATCGTAGGTATCGTAGAAAACGGTGTAAGTGCATTAGGAAAAATCTTTGGTTTCTAA
- a CDS encoding beta-class phenol-soluble modulin — MEKLFEAIKNTVDAGINHDWTKLGTNIVGIVENGVSVLGKYLGF, encoded by the coding sequence ATGGAAAAATTATTCGAAGCGATCAAAAATACAGTAGACGCAGGAATCAATCATGATTGGACTAAATTAGGTACAAACATCGTAGGCATCGTAGAAAACGGTGTAAGCGTATTAGGTAAATACTTAGGCTTCTAA
- a CDS encoding beta-class phenol-soluble modulin, giving the protein MEGLFNSIKDSITAGVNGDWSKLGTSIVGIVENGVGLLSKYLGF; this is encoded by the coding sequence ATGGAAGGTTTATTCAACTCAATTAAAGATTCAATAACAGCAGGAGTTAATGGTGACTGGAGTAAATTAGGTACAAGTATTGTAGGTATTGTAGAAAACGGTGTAGGTTTACTAAGCAAATATTTAGGTTTTTAA
- a CDS encoding metallophosphoesterase, giving the protein MTKWLIASDNHNEAGILYQLYEQHNDANVFIHLGDSEFEYNDTELSLFRRVKGNCDFYPEFPNEEIVEVNGIKAFYTHGHLYSVNQTRMRLAEKAQTLGGKLAFYGHTHVAKYEKLGDVHVINPGSISQSRSNIEETFAELLIDDNNQYAKLNFRNRNNEIIDTVEFDI; this is encoded by the coding sequence ATGACTAAGTGGTTAATTGCGAGTGATAATCATAACGAAGCAGGTATTTTATATCAATTGTATGAACAACATAATGATGCAAATGTCTTCATACATCTTGGTGACTCTGAATTTGAATATAATGACACAGAACTAAGTCTTTTTCGACGTGTCAAAGGAAATTGTGATTTCTATCCAGAGTTTCCTAACGAAGAAATTGTTGAAGTAAATGGTATTAAAGCCTTCTATACTCATGGGCATCTTTATTCTGTCAATCAAACACGTATGAGATTAGCTGAAAAAGCTCAGACGCTAGGAGGCAAATTAGCATTTTATGGACACACACATGTAGCTAAATATGAGAAATTGGGTGACGTTCATGTCATTAATCCGGGAAGTATCTCACAATCTCGTAGTAATATAGAAGAAACATTTGCAGAATTACTAATAGACGATAATAATCAGTATGCAAAATTGAATTTCAGAAATAGAAATAACGAAATTATTGATACAGTAGAATTTGATATTTAG
- a CDS encoding XTP/dITP diphosphatase, which produces MADIVIASNNQGKINDFKAIFPNDNVVGISEVIKDFDVEETGTTFEENARLKSETAAKALNKRVIADDSGLEVFVLNGEPGVYSARYAGLDKSDEANIDKLLHNLEGKKDREAQFVCIISMSAPGEPTRTFKGTVAGEITTERQGDNGFGYDPIFFVPEKGKTMAQLTTEEKSEISHRGNAIKKLNDYLERE; this is translated from the coding sequence TTGGCAGATATAGTAATTGCGTCCAATAATCAAGGTAAAATAAATGATTTTAAAGCAATTTTTCCTAATGATAATGTCGTTGGGATTTCTGAAGTCATCAAAGATTTCGATGTAGAAGAAACAGGTACTACTTTTGAAGAAAATGCGCGTTTGAAATCAGAGACAGCAGCTAAAGCTTTGAATAAACGCGTGATCGCAGACGATAGTGGGCTAGAAGTATTTGTGTTAAATGGAGAACCTGGCGTCTATTCTGCCCGATATGCAGGTTTAGATAAAAGCGATGAAGCCAATATTGATAAACTGTTGCATAATTTAGAAGGTAAAAAAGACAGAGAAGCACAATTTGTATGTATCATCAGTATGAGTGCCCCTGGAGAACCTACACGTACATTTAAAGGTACTGTAGCTGGAGAAATCACCACTGAGAGACAAGGAGATAATGGATTTGGTTACGATCCTATCTTTTTTGTTCCGGAAAAGGGCAAAACAATGGCTCAACTTACAACTGAAGAAAAAAGCGAGATTAGCCATCGAGGTAACGCGATTAAGAAATTAAATGATTATTTGGAGCGTGAATAG
- the racE gene encoding glutamate racemase — MNKPIGVIDSGVGGLTVAKEIMRQLPNETIYYLGDIARCPYGPRPGDEVKEFTTQLANKLMEFNIKMLVIACNTATAVALEHLQQILPIPVIGVIEPGARTAIMTTKNQNVLILGTEGTIKSEAYRHHIKRINPNVNVYGVACPGFVPLVEQMRYDDPTITSIVIHQTLKQWRNTDADTVILGCTHYPLLYKPINDYFGGEKKVISSGLETAREVSALLTFSNEHASYSPNPQHRFFATGDTVHIKNIIAQWLKLDVEVEHIQVI, encoded by the coding sequence ATGAATAAACCAATTGGTGTTATAGACTCTGGCGTAGGGGGCTTAACAGTAGCGAAGGAAATCATGCGCCAACTTCCTAATGAGACCATTTATTATTTAGGAGATATAGCAAGATGCCCTTATGGTCCACGCCCTGGCGATGAAGTCAAAGAATTTACAACACAACTTGCAAATAAATTGATGGAATTTAATATTAAAATGTTAGTAATTGCTTGTAATACGGCAACAGCAGTAGCACTTGAGCATTTACAACAAATATTACCTATCCCTGTGATTGGCGTCATCGAACCTGGCGCGCGTACTGCTATTATGACTACAAAAAATCAAAATGTTTTGATCCTAGGTACAGAAGGGACTATCAAATCAGAAGCTTATCGTCATCATATTAAACGCATTAACCCCAATGTGAATGTGTATGGTGTTGCATGTCCTGGATTTGTACCTTTAGTTGAGCAAATGCGTTATGATGATCCAACAATCACAAGTATCGTCATTCATCAAACGTTAAAGCAGTGGCGCAATACAGATGCTGATACTGTCATTCTTGGTTGTACTCACTATCCTTTATTATATAAACCAATTAATGATTACTTTGGCGGAGAGAAAAAAGTAATATCTTCTGGTCTTGAAACAGCTCGTGAAGTCAGTGCGTTACTTACATTTAGCAATGAGCATGCGAGTTATTCACCAAATCCACAACACCGTTTCTTTGCTACAGGAGATACTGTACATATTAAAAATATTATTGCACAATGGTTAAAACTAGACGTTGAAGTTGAACATATTCAAGTTATTTAA
- the sdhB gene encoding succinate dehydrogenase iron-sulfur subunit, with protein sequence MADTQPVKETPEERRNEETLNREEGQQKETNQKTVKLIIKRQDNQDSKPYEEEFEIPYKENLNVIACLMEIRRNPVNSKGEKTTPVTWDMNCLEEVCGACSMVINGRARQSCSAIVDQLEQPIRLEPMSTFPVIRDLQVDRTRMFDNLKRMKAWIPIDGTYDLGPGPRMPEKKRQTAYELSKCMTCGVCLEVCPNVTRNNKFVGAQAISQVRLFDLHPTGAMTKDERLDALMGAGGLQECGNSQNCVNACPKGIPLTTSIAALNRETTFHMFKSFFGSDHKVD encoded by the coding sequence ATGGCTGACACTCAACCAGTAAAAGAAACTCCAGAAGAACGTCGTAATGAAGAAACACTAAATCGTGAAGAAGGTCAACAAAAAGAAACAAATCAAAAAACAGTTAAATTAATTATTAAACGTCAAGATAATCAAGACTCTAAACCTTATGAAGAAGAGTTTGAAATTCCTTATAAAGAAAATTTAAATGTTATCGCATGTTTAATGGAAATTAGACGTAATCCTGTAAATAGTAAAGGTGAAAAAACGACACCTGTTACTTGGGATATGAACTGTTTAGAAGAAGTTTGTGGTGCTTGTTCAATGGTTATTAATGGTCGTGCAAGACAATCATGTTCAGCAATCGTTGACCAATTAGAACAACCAATTCGCTTAGAACCAATGAGCACATTCCCAGTTATTCGTGATTTACAAGTTGACCGTACAAGAATGTTCGACAACTTAAAACGTATGAAAGCATGGATTCCTATCGATGGTACGTATGATTTAGGTCCTGGTCCACGTATGCCAGAGAAGAAACGTCAAACAGCATACGAATTGTCTAAATGCATGACTTGTGGTGTATGTTTAGAAGTTTGTCCAAACGTTACACGCAATAACAAATTCGTAGGTGCACAAGCAATTTCTCAAGTACGTTTATTCGACTTACACCCAACAGGTGCAATGACCAAAGATGAACGTTTAGATGCGTTAATGGGTGCAGGTGGTTTACAAGAATGTGGTAATTCTCAAAACTGTGTGAATGCTTGTCCAAAAGGTATTCCTTTGACAACTTCAATTGCAGCGTTAAACAGAGAAACAACATTCCACATGTTTAAATCATTCTTTGGTTCAGACCACAAAGTAGATTAA
- the sdhA gene encoding succinate dehydrogenase flavoprotein subunit → MAEKKIIVVGGGLAGLMSTIKAAEQGAHVDLFSIVPVKRSHSVCAQGGINGAVNTKGEGDSPWIHFDDTVYGGDFLANQPPVKAMAEAAPSIIHLLDRMGVMFSRTKEGLLDFRRFGGTLYHRTAFAGATTGQQLLYALDEQVRSFEVDGLVTKYEGWEFLGIVKDDENAAKGIVAQNMTTSEIKSFGSDAVIMATGGPGIIFGKTTNSMINTGSAASIVYQQGAKYANGEFIQIHPTAIPGDDKLRLMSESARGEGGRIWTYKDGKPWYFLEEKYPDYGNLVPRDIATREIFDVCINQKLGINGENMVYLDLSHKDPHELDVKLGGIIEIYEKFTGDDPRKVPMKIFPAVHYSMGGLYVDYDQMTNIKGLFAAGECDFSQHGGNRLGANSLLSAIYGGTVAGPNAIKYVENVETSYTDLDESIYQKRVDEEQERFDNLLNMRGTENAYKLHRELGEIMTANVTVVRENDKLLETDKKIVELMKRYQDIDMEDTQTWSNQAVFFTRQLWNMLVLARVITIGAYNRNESRGAHYKPEFPDRNDDEWLKTTLAEYQGKTEAPKFTYEPVDVSLIPPRKRDYTSKSKGGKK, encoded by the coding sequence ATGGCAGAGAAAAAAATTATTGTTGTCGGTGGGGGCCTTGCTGGTCTGATGTCAACAATTAAAGCTGCAGAACAAGGTGCGCATGTTGATTTATTCTCAATCGTACCTGTTAAACGTTCGCACTCTGTATGTGCCCAAGGCGGTATTAATGGTGCGGTAAATACTAAAGGTGAAGGCGACTCACCTTGGATTCACTTTGATGATACAGTTTATGGTGGTGACTTCTTAGCTAACCAACCACCTGTTAAAGCTATGGCTGAAGCTGCACCATCTATTATTCACTTATTAGACCGTATGGGCGTAATGTTTAGTAGAACTAAAGAAGGTCTTTTAGACTTCCGTCGTTTCGGTGGAACATTATATCACCGTACAGCATTTGCTGGTGCAACAACTGGACAACAATTACTTTACGCCCTTGATGAACAAGTTCGTTCATTTGAAGTGGATGGTTTAGTTACTAAATATGAAGGTTGGGAATTCTTAGGTATTGTTAAAGATGATGAGAACGCAGCTAAAGGTATTGTTGCTCAAAACATGACAACTTCTGAAATTAAATCATTTGGTTCAGATGCTGTTATCATGGCAACAGGTGGTCCTGGTATTATCTTCGGTAAAACAACAAACTCCATGATTAATACAGGATCTGCTGCCTCAATCGTTTACCAACAAGGCGCTAAATATGCAAATGGTGAGTTCATTCAAATTCACCCAACAGCTATTCCAGGTGATGACAAACTTCGATTAATGAGTGAGTCAGCACGTGGTGAAGGTGGACGTATTTGGACTTATAAAGATGGTAAGCCATGGTATTTCTTAGAAGAGAAATATCCTGATTACGGTAACTTAGTACCACGTGACATTGCAACACGTGAAATCTTTGATGTATGTATTAACCAAAAATTAGGTATTAATGGTGAAAACATGGTTTACCTTGACTTATCTCATAAAGATCCACATGAGTTAGATGTAAAACTTGGTGGTATCATTGAAATTTATGAGAAATTCACAGGTGATGACCCACGTAAAGTACCAATGAAGATTTTCCCAGCGGTTCACTACTCAATGGGTGGTTTATACGTTGATTATGATCAAATGACAAACATTAAAGGTTTATTCGCAGCAGGAGAATGTGATTTCTCTCAACACGGTGGTAACCGTTTAGGCGCTAACTCATTATTATCAGCGATTTATGGTGGTACAGTTGCTGGGCCTAATGCAATTAAATACGTTGAAAATGTAGAAACTTCATACACAGACTTAGATGAAAGTATTTATCAAAAACGTGTAGATGAAGAACAAGAACGCTTTGATAACTTATTAAATATGCGTGGTACTGAAAATGCTTATAAACTTCATCGTGAACTTGGTGAAATTATGACAGCAAACGTAACAGTAGTGCGTGAAAACGACAAATTACTTGAAACAGACAAAAAAATTGTTGAACTTATGAAACGTTACCAAGACATTGATATGGAAGATACACAAACTTGGAGTAACCAAGCCGTATTCTTTACTCGTCAATTATGGAATATGTTAGTTTTAGCACGAGTAATTACTATAGGCGCTTACAATCGTAATGAATCACGTGGTGCCCACTACAAACCAGAATTCCCAGATCGTAATGATGATGAATGGTTAAAAACAACATTAGCTGAGTATCAAGGTAAAACAGAAGCACCTAAATTCACTTATGAACCAGTTGATGTAAGCTTAATTCCACCACGTAAACGTGATTACACTAGTAAGTCTAAAGGAGGTAAAAAATAA